A region of the bacterium genome:
GATCACTCCCTTCTTCATCTTGGCGATTTCCGCAGCGCCGATTAACGCAGGCTCGTCCTTGCTCTTGGGAATATGCATCGAGATGATGTCGGCCTGCTCAAACACTTCATCAAGTTCGCGCAGTTGGAAACCTTTAGCCTTGACTTGCTCGGGGAACTTGTCGTAACCCATGATGACCGTCATTCCGAGGCTTGCGGCCTTTTGCGCGACCTGTGTGCCGATGCGTCCCATGCCGATAATACCGAGCACTTTGCCTTCAAGCTCGATGCCCTTCGAGAATGACTTCTTGTCCCATTCTCCGGACTTCATGGATGCGTTGGCGGCAGGAATAGCGCGCGAAATGGCAAACATCAGTCCGATGGCGCATTCGGCAACAGAAATCGAAGATGCGCCGGGCGTATTGCGCACGGCAATGCCTTTGGACTCGGCGTAGGCTACGTCGATATTGTCGACGCCGACGCCACCGCGCACGATAATCTTCAGTTTCTTGGCGGCGTCAATTACTTCTTTAGTTACTTTTGTCGCGGAGCGGACGGTGAGCGCTTCGACGTCGGCGGCCTTGGCAAGCAAGTCTGCGCCATCATAGTGATTGGTGTCAATGTTGAAGCCCGCGCTGATGAGAGCTTCGGCGGCCAGTGCGTCAATACCGTCATTGAGTAGGATTTTTGGCATGATAGGAAAAGAGAATAGAAAATGGAAAATTGAAAGGAGATGAATCTATCTAATGTACAAAACCTTTTGCGTAGTCACAAACGCGCCGCATTCGAGTCTGATGAAATACACACCTCCGGCAATTGCCTCCGGCGTCCAATTCTGCGTATAAACTCCGGCGCCTGCGCGGCCGTCGAAAAGTGTGGCGATGCCCTGACCCAGCGTGTTGAAAACTCTTAAGCGCACCTTGTCCGCTCGCGGCATCTCATACTTGATCTGTACAGACGAGTTGAACGGGTTTGGAAAAGCGGACAGGGAAACGGATTGCGGCAGCGGCGCAGGAGCATCGCGACTGTCGAGAGCCGCATCCCAATGCAGTGTCGCATACTGATAGCGATGGAGCAACGCCTGTCCGGGAATAAACTCGCGCCAGACGATGTGAATTGTGCCGTCATCAGCAATCAGAGCCTCAACTTCATCAACCTGATAGGCGCCGTCCCACCAAAACACCGTTCCACGAGGTTCGGCCAAGTCACCATTCGCCGCAATCCTCACGAGATCAATGAATCGGCTGGTGTAGAATAGAGCAGCCCAGCCGAAGTCCCGATGCCAGACAATCTTCTCGTAGTTGAGGGGAACGGGGTGCGGCTCTGCCTGCCACAGCATTCCCGAAGAGTCAAAGGCAGTCACCCAGTAACGCAAATCTCCACCGACCACAGGACAAGAACGCTGCAACGCCAATAAAGTTCCGTCACGGCCGCGGCGAATATCCATAGCACAGCCTTCAAGATACCGCTCGACGCTTTCTTCCTGCGCAGGGCACGAATCAGTAGAAGCAATCAGGAAGTTCGGTTCTTCCAAACTGTTATCGTAGGACGATGCAAGGACAAATTCCGTTTGACTCTCAGCGGGCAGAGTGAACAGTTGTGGAAAGACGTTCGGCCAATACGAAGAGAAGTCACTCCAGACACAGGAATCAACTGGTGACGCAGCATCCAATTCATAACTGATCCCGCACAAAGCCTGTTCCTCCCATGGACCCGCCAAATACCAGTTTAGATAGGAGACAAGCCATCGACCATTGTCGAGAGAATTAACCTGGAAGCCATAGAGCGAAGCGTAGGGATTTAACGGATCGAAACACTGTATTGGAGCGAAGAAGTTCGACGTATCTCCCTGAGTTTCCCACCTTACCCAATGCTGGCTGTTTCGTCTCTGAACGATGAGCCAATCACCGTTAGGTTTTGCAGCGACCACTTCAATGGCAGAAGTCCCGCTCGGCGCGAAGTAGACAACTTGCGAATCTGTCGCAAGTGTGTCGGAAGCAAAGAGCAAATCCCGTTTCTGAATCATGCGCTCGCCGCCGTGCGATCGTTGGAAGAAAAGCACAGCTTTCGTGCTGTCTCCCGGCGCGATGCGCATCTGTGAAAGATAACTTGACGAATCGCTCGCGAGAATCACAAACGGTCCGTGAACGGGTTGCGCAACGCAGAGACTCGAACAAATCAGAGCAAATATGATCCAAACCATGACACCATCTCCTTTCGGGACCCACCGAGGGTGAAAGTAAACAACAGGCAAAACTGGCTACAATGCCGCTCTCAAACTGACGATCAGATTTCTTCCCGGCGCGCTGATGCCGGAACCGTAGGGTCGGTAGTGCAGATCAAAAATATTTTCCAAACCGGCGGTAACCTCGAGATGAGTGACAGGACGGACGCTGCCGCGCAAGTTGAGCGTCCACCACGAGGGGATGCCGTCGTCGGTGTAGGCATCGTCATCGGGAGCGAGATCATGGAGTTGCTTCCAATTGTTATAGCGGCTCCAGAGTTCGGCGTTCCAAATCGCTGCTTCGTACATCAGGCTGGTCTGTCCGAACAGGGGCGGTATGTGGCGCAGCGGCACATCGTCTTCAGTGTCGCGTCCGGATGTATAAGTAAGCGACGTGCGGGCCGACCACTGCTGAGTCAACTTAATCTCGCCGAACAGGTCAAAACCCGTAATGTATCCTTCGCCCGCGTTTACGATTGCCTGCACACGGGACATCGTGCCGTCGTAAAGAATCGAATCCTGTCCGTTAAACTGAAAGTCGCGCCGCACCATCGCATCTTGAAGAATTGAAAAGTACGCATTACCTCCCACGCGCGATGCTCCGAGTCTGCGTTCAATGCCGAGTTCCGCGTTGTAGGAAAGTTCAGATTTCAAGTCAGGGTTAGGCACGACCACAAGTCCAGGCTCGCTGTCAAACACCTTTGCAGCGTCGTCCACATTCGGTGCGCGGAATCCACTCGAGAGCGTTCCGCGCAAGGTCCACTGATTCGGACTCCAAACCGCGCCGCCGCTGTAAGTCTGCGCGCTGGAGTTGACTTCCAGCTCGTCAAACGGGAACGCGAAGAAATCCTTGTTCACGAATTTCGAGTTCAACATATTGGCCGTCGCGCGCGCGCCGACGGTGACGGTCAGATGTTCGGCGACTGGCTTGCGCCCGCCGATATATGCCGCAAGCGAAGTGACGGTGCTGCCGCCGTCGGGATAGCGGGTGGAAATGACGCTCTTCTCTCCCGTGACGATGTTGCGCCCTTCGGCGGTCGAGGTGACGTCGTTGTAAACCGCTTCGGCGCCGTAATAGAGCACGGCGTCTTTCAGCTCTTTGTCAAAATCGAGATTCAACGAGTAAACATCCACCTGCTCGGTGCGCGAATTCAATCTGTCGTTGCCGAAGCTGCGGTCATGCCGGCTCTCTTCGACGTTCTGCACGGCCAGAATCGCGTTGAGATGATCAAAGAAGTGATGATCGGACGTGTGCAGAATCGACAGACGGTTCAACAGCCAGTCCTGCGGGCCGTAATACCACTCGGCATAGCGCAAGTTCCCGTTTCGGTATTGCGTAAGACGGTCGTAGCGCGGAATTTTCGAACTGGTCGTGTGCAGAAGCGAGTAGTTGACGTTCCAATTCGTGCTTGCCCAATAGCGCAGCTTGAAGAGCGTGTTGGCCTGCGAATAGCCGGTTGGGGTCTGCACGCGGTCGTTGTCATTGACGCGGACAACGTCTTCTTCACCTTCCCGCACGACGTACTCTGGCCGCACACCGAAGTCGGGATAGGCGTCACTTCGCCGTGCCCCGCTGCGCATGTCGCCGAATTCGCTGTAGGTGCTGGTAATCAGCAGTGCGACGCGCCTGAAGCCAATCTCCGCTGTGCCGGTGACGGTTCGTTCGTTATTGGTCGTTGCGTAGCGGGTCGCGGCATTGGCGCCCAAACGTGTTTCCTTGCCCAATGACGGGAGAATCTCGCGGGTATTAAAGAGCATCACACCGCCGAGCGCGTCGCTGCCGTATTGAACCGAGCCGGGGCCGAACAAGACTTCGGCCGAGCCGAGCGAATTGGCATCCACCGAAATTGAATTCTGCAAATTGCCGCCGCGATAGATTGCGTTGTTCATCCGTACGCCGTCAATCACCATCAGCACAGAGTTCGCCGCAAAGCCGCGAATCATCGGTGAGCCTCCGCCCTGCTGACTCTTCTGCACAAACACATTTCCGTTCTGTGCCAGCGCGTCGGCGGTCGTGGGAGGATTTCCGAACCGGATTTGCCTCGGCGTAACCGTTGTGACAACTTGCGGCACGTCCTTGCGCTCGCCTCCAAATCGATGACCGTGCACAACCACTTCCTGAGAGGTGAAGCGCACGCGCTCGAGTGCGACTGTGAAGTTCTCCTGCTCAATCTGCCGTCTAGTCAGCACGCGGCGCACGTAGTCGGGATGAAAAAAGACGATGTGGTGCTTATCCGAGAAACGAGCGTAGTCAAAATAGCCCGACGAATCCGTCTGCAGAAGAATTGTCTCGGCTTCATCGAACACCCAGACTTTCGGCAGTGGTGTGAGTGAACCCGCCTCGACGACCGTGACCGGTTTGGCCTGACCGAAGGCGTGCGTGAAAAAGAGAAGGACTGCGATCAAGGCAAACAGGCGAATTGTGGACATAGATTATTTCAGGTAAAGCAGTTTACGTATCGTGTGTACGCGCGGCGCATCAAGCGATAGAAAGAAAACACCGCTGCTGAAAACTTCCGGCGACCATTGTATTTCGTTCTTTCCGGCGGAGGTGAAATCGTCAATAAGAGTTTCAACCAGTCTTCCGTGCAAGTCATATACCTTCAGTGTGACCGGTCCCGCCTGTGGCAGCTCATAGCGAATCGTGACGGTGCTGTTAAACGGATTGGGATGAACGGAAATTGTGTGTTCGCGAGGAATCGTGGGAATGGAGTGCTCGGGCGCCGCAAGGTAGGTCATCCAATCCACCCATGCGAGTTGCAGCACGCGCGGTCCTTCTCCCCATTCATCGTATTCACTCCAGACGGCGACAACTTTTCCATCATCTGTAATAGCAAGGTCCGCATCCACGACAAAAGGAGGACCGTCCGCTCCGTACAGCATGCCAATTGGATGGACAGCGTTTCCTGCGGTATCAATTCGGGCGAGCAACACGCTTCCGGGGTTTGCTTGCAGTGCTGCGAATCCGAATGACGGGTGAAAAGCCCACGCGCTCACATTGTCCAATCCCGAAGCCGCAAACGCGACACACTCCGCCGTATTATCTTCGCCCGGAATGAACTGTCTGAGCGTCGCGTCGTCGAAAGCTCCGATGATTCTTCCCGCGTCGGTCAGAAAGGATTCCTGTAAATTTAGATACTCACACGTTGCTGTGAAACTGCAATTGTAGCCCTCAACTTCCGTCCAAGGACCCAGAAACATCCTAACGCCGGACGGCGGCCATGCCGACCATGCAAGGAGGCTATCCCCCGGTAGACCTGTCGCAATGACTCGGTTCCCGCGTTCGACATACGGACCGCCGAGATAGTCAATCATCGACGTGCTGTTCACTTCATTCAGTTCGGCATCATACTCGTGCGCGCCGGCAGTATACCATACATCAAACGGCCCGATGTCCGCAATGTAGTAGGAGACGTCGATTCGACCTTCGTTGAGCTGTAAAGCATGTCCCTCTGTCCAACTACCTTGATGATAATTCGGAGAGTCAACGTAGCTGCTTGTCTCGACGTTAATCATCTCGGACTCGGAGCTATGGCCAAAGAGCAGGTCGGTCGTGAAATAGAACGACCCATACGTACTTCCATCTTCTCGTGTATTCCGATGCAGAAGACAGACCCACCTTTCCGGAGACGCCGCAGTCATATCAAGCAGCTGCCTGACGGGATAGTCACCCGGAATCAGCACGGCGAAACTGCTCAGCGGTTCGGTATCGCGCAAGCTATAACCAAAATAGTACGACGAGAAACGGAGCAGACTTAACACGTCAACCGTGTCGCCGCGCACACAGACTTCGAATTCCTTGATCTCGTCATCCGCAGTTGCAACCACATACGGCCCATGCACCGGCTGTGCAACCGCACTGGTCGCCATAAGAAACAGAATAAACGCAATCATAATCTTCTCCCTTTTATTGGTTGCGGGACCCACCATCGGAACAAGCGGAGACAAATGGTCGCGGGGGGGCGGGGGGGGCGCCGCCCCCGCCGCCCCCGCCATCGCCACCGCCATCAAATAAGGGGACCAAACCAGAACAAAAAACCCAAAAAAAATCCTCACATTTTTTTTTGGTGGCGCCCCCCCCCATGTCCCACCGCTCACCATCGGGGGGGGGGCCCCGGGGGCCCCCCCGCGACCACACGGAACGAGAATTACGCCGGAACTTTCATCTCGGCCAGAATCGCATCAATCCAACCGAACAGGATCTTCATTTCGCTGACCGTCGTGTCGGCCATGTGCGCAATGCGGAACGTCTGCTCTTTGATGTCGCCGTAGCCGTTCGAGATGATGCAATGATGTCTCTTCGAGAGCTGCCCGTTCAGCGTCTTGAAATCGAAGCCTTCCGGCTTCTTGATGCAAGACAGCGTGACCGACTCATAACCCTTCTCAGGGAAGAGCTCGAAGCCCGCCTTCTTCACCCACTCGTGAGTCAGCTTCTGCATGTCGAGATGCCGCTTCCAGCGATTGTCGAGTCCTTCGACGTTTAGAATGTGTTCGCACTGCGCATGCAACCCAAAAAGAATGGGAATGCCGGGCGTGTGTGGCGTCTGATGCTTGTCATTGGATTTCTTCGCGTCCACAAAGTTCACGTAGTAACCGGGTGCCTTCGCCTGTTCGGCGCGCTTCATTGCCTTATTACTAATCATGGTGACACACAATCCCGTCGGCAATCCCCAGCACTTCTGCGTTCCGGCCAGGCAAACGTCGAGACCGAGCTTGTCGGTTTCAATCTTATCGCCGGCCATGGCGGACACGGCATCCACACAAAACATCACATCGGGGTATTTCTTCAGAACCTCGGCATACTCTTCCAGCGGCGCACGCACGCCCGTCGAAGTCTCATTGAAAACCGCGCAGAACACATCATATTGTCCGGTTGCGAGAGCCTTGTCTACGGCTTCGGGCCGGACGGCCTGACCCATCGGCACTTCCAACGCATCGGCTGGAATACCATTGAAGCCCGCAATTTTGAACCAGCGCTTGGAAAACGCGCCGTTGACCGTGTTGAGCACTTTCTTTTGACAGAGATTGCGAATAGACCCTTCCATAACACCGGTCGCCGAGCAGGTGAAGAACAGCACTTCCTGTTCGGTATAGAGAATTTTCTTAAGCATCGGGATCGTCGCAGCGTGAACGTCCATATAAGCCTGTGTGCGGTGGCCAACCTGTGGCCTGGCAATGGCTTGCAGAAGTTCGGGGCGAACCTCCACGGGACCCGGAATAAAGAGGCGATCATGCATGACAGGACTCCAATCGGTAGTCTATTGATAATAATAATTTTAGGAAAGAGTATCTCTTTCACGGTCTGACACCTAAAAGGTAGCAAAATCCAGTCTGAGAGGCAATGACACAGAATAACGCATTCTGCACAATAGTGAACACACAGGACCTAAATCAGCATCCTGTGACTTACTTACTCAACGCAATGTTTCTCCATCGCGAAGGATGGAAATCAACCAACTATTTTGTATTCTTACGAATAATCTTAAAATTAGAATTTACAAATAGAAAGAATATATGTCACCTGAAAAATGAGGACCCGCAGCGCGACAAGACTTCTCGCAACCAGAGTATAAAATTCAATTCCACCAAGGCGGGAGAAAAATGGAGCAAAGAGTAGTTTATTCAGCAACGGATGGCCACGGTGCTTGCCGGTCTAAGAGTGGACGGTCGGATCGCATTTCCCGGGTGGTAAACTGTTGCTCAAAATTCCTAAATTATGTTGTTCACATATCAAGGCAAGTGCATTTTAAGCTGAAAAGAAGAGAAGGTGTAAATTGAAAATTCAAGTTCTGGGCACAGGCTGCCCCAAATGCAACAAGTTATCCGAGTTGACTGAGAGGGTCGCCAGCGACCTCGGCCTGGATTCGAAGGTCGAGAAAGTCACAGATATCAATGCGATTGTCACTGCGGGAGTCATGATGACGCCTGCGCTGCTTGTCGACGGTCAAGTCAAGGTGTCGGGCAGAATACCGAGCGAACAGGAACTCAGATCATTTCTTACTGAAGCTGCCGGAGAATAAGCATGAGAATTATTAGTCTTACCCTGCTTGCCGTATTCTTGTGCCTGACTCGCCCTTCCCTTGCGGAAGAGCCCGCCGCGGCGACAGAAACGCAGCCTCAGGTCGCCAATGTCGCCTACTATTTCTATAGTTCGATTCGTTGCGCGAGCTGTTTGAAGATTGAGAAGTACTCGCACGAAGCCATAGAGCAGGCGTTCGCGGACAGATTGTCGAACGGGGAATTAGTGTGGATGATGAAGAACATCGACGAGGAAGAGAACGCGCACTTCATCGACGACTATAATCTCTTCACCAAGGCGCTCGTGCTGGTTCGCTATCAGGACGGCCAGCAGGTGAAGTGGAAGAACTGCGACAAAATCTGGGAGCTGCTCAACAACGAAACGGCTTTCAAGAAGTATGTGGAAACCGAAGTCGCGGCCTTCTTGAGCGAATAAATGAATGAATACCTGATTGGCTTGGCCTCGGCGCTCTGGTTGGGGATTCTGACCTCGATCAGCCCGTGCCCATTGGCCACAAACATCGCGGCCGTTTCTTTTGTTGCGCGGCGTGCGCACGCTCCCAGACAAGCACTATGGGTGGGGGTGCTGTATACCGTGGGACGGATGCTCGCCTATATGATCATCGGCGCGCTGGTGGTTTGGAGTGTGCTGTCGCTTTCCAAACTTTCCTTCGGCTTACAGAAACATCTGAATCAATGGCTCGGGCCACTATTGATTGTTATCGGTATCGTGCTCACCGGTTGGTTAAAACTCTCCTGGGGCAGCGGCAGCGCGTGGAGGGAGCGGCTGGCCAAGCGCGCGGAGTTGTGGGGTGGAGCAGGTGCGTT
Encoded here:
- a CDS encoding T9SS type A sorting domain-containing protein, whose amino-acid sequence is MVWIIFALICSSLCVAQPVHGPFVILASDSSSYLSQMRIAPGDSTKAVLFFQRSHGGERMIQKRDLLFASDTLATDSQVVYFAPSGTSAIEVVAAKPNGDWLIVQRRNSQHWVRWETQGDTSNFFAPIQCFDPLNPYASLYGFQVNSLDNGRWLVSYLNWYLAGPWEEQALCGISYELDAASPVDSCVWSDFSSYWPNVFPQLFTLPAESQTEFVLASSYDNSLEEPNFLIASTDSCPAQEESVERYLEGCAMDIRRGRDGTLLALQRSCPVVGGDLRYWVTAFDSSGMLWQAEPHPVPLNYEKIVWHRDFGWAALFYTSRFIDLVRIAANGDLAEPRGTVFWWDGAYQVDEVEALIADDGTIHIVWREFIPGQALLHRYQYATLHWDAALDSRDAPAPLPQSVSLSAFPNPFNSSVQIKYEMPRADKVRLRVFNTLGQGIATLFDGRAGAGVYTQNWTPEAIAGGVYFIRLECGAFVTTQKVLYIR
- a CDS encoding TM0996/MTH895 family glutaredoxin-like protein — its product is MKIQVLGTGCPKCNKLSELTERVASDLGLDSKVEKVTDINAIVTAGVMMTPALLVDGQVKVSGRIPSEQELRSFLTEAAGE
- a CDS encoding D-2-hydroxyacid dehydrogenase, which codes for MPKILLNDGIDALAAEALISAGFNIDTNHYDGADLLAKAADVEALTVRSATKVTKEVIDAAKKLKIIVRGGVGVDNIDVAYAESKGIAVRNTPGASSISVAECAIGLMFAISRAIPAANASMKSGEWDKKSFSKGIELEGKVLGIIGMGRIGTQVAQKAASLGMTVIMGYDKFPEQVKAKGFQLRELDEVFEQADIISMHIPKSKDEPALIGAAEIAKMKKGVILINTARGGVIDEEALLAGLNSGHVYGAGIDVWVNEPKPRRDLVEHPKVVALPHIGAATVEAQGRVGDEVAEILIDFFKK
- a CDS encoding alanine--glyoxylate aminotransferase family protein, giving the protein MHDRLFIPGPVEVRPELLQAIARPQVGHRTQAYMDVHAATIPMLKKILYTEQEVLFFTCSATGVMEGSIRNLCQKKVLNTVNGAFSKRWFKIAGFNGIPADALEVPMGQAVRPEAVDKALATGQYDVFCAVFNETSTGVRAPLEEYAEVLKKYPDVMFCVDAVSAMAGDKIETDKLGLDVCLAGTQKCWGLPTGLCVTMISNKAMKRAEQAKAPGYYVNFVDAKKSNDKHQTPHTPGIPILFGLHAQCEHILNVEGLDNRWKRHLDMQKLTHEWVKKAGFELFPEKGYESVTLSCIKKPEGFDFKTLNGQLSKRHHCIISNGYGDIKEQTFRIAHMADTTVSEMKILFGWIDAILAEMKVPA
- a CDS encoding T9SS type A sorting domain-containing protein, with amino-acid sequence MIAFILFLMATSAVAQPVHGPYVVATADDEIKEFEVCVRGDTVDVLSLLRFSSYYFGYSLRDTEPLSSFAVLIPGDYPVRQLLDMTAASPERWVCLLHRNTREDGSTYGSFYFTTDLLFGHSSESEMINVETSSYVDSPNYHQGSWTEGHALQLNEGRIDVSYYIADIGPFDVWYTAGAHEYDAELNEVNSTSMIDYLGGPYVERGNRVIATGLPGDSLLAWSAWPPSGVRMFLGPWTEVEGYNCSFTATCEYLNLQESFLTDAGRIIGAFDDATLRQFIPGEDNTAECVAFAASGLDNVSAWAFHPSFGFAALQANPGSVLLARIDTAGNAVHPIGMLYGADGPPFVVDADLAITDDGKVVAVWSEYDEWGEGPRVLQLAWVDWMTYLAAPEHSIPTIPREHTISVHPNPFNSTVTIRYELPQAGPVTLKVYDLHGRLVETLIDDFTSAGKNEIQWSPEVFSSGVFFLSLDAPRVHTIRKLLYLK
- a CDS encoding sulfite exporter TauE/SafE family protein — protein: MNEYLIGLASALWLGILTSISPCPLATNIAAVSFVARRAHAPRQALWVGVLYTVGRMLAYMIIGALVVWSVLSLSKLSFGLQKHLNQWLGPLLIVIGIVLTGWLKLSWGSGSAWRERLAKRAELWGGAGALLLGLLFALSFCPVSAALFFGSLVPLAVKFNSIGMFPSVYGVGTALPVLAFAAVIVFSTQATGALFNRLTHFEKWARIATGIVFILVGVYMTMRYTLRWIS
- a CDS encoding TonB-dependent receptor, which translates into the protein MSTIRLFALIAVLLFFTHAFGQAKPVTVVEAGSLTPLPKVWVFDEAETILLQTDSSGYFDYARFSDKHHIVFFHPDYVRRVLTRRQIEQENFTVALERVRFTSQEVVVHGHRFGGERKDVPQVVTTVTPRQIRFGNPPTTADALAQNGNVFVQKSQQGGGSPMIRGFAANSVLMVIDGVRMNNAIYRGGNLQNSISVDANSLGSAEVLFGPGSVQYGSDALGGVMLFNTREILPSLGKETRLGANAATRYATTNNERTVTGTAEIGFRRVALLITSTYSEFGDMRSGARRSDAYPDFGVRPEYVVREGEEDVVRVNDNDRVQTPTGYSQANTLFKLRYWASTNWNVNYSLLHTTSSKIPRYDRLTQYRNGNLRYAEWYYGPQDWLLNRLSILHTSDHHFFDHLNAILAVQNVEESRHDRSFGNDRLNSRTEQVDVYSLNLDFDKELKDAVLYYGAEAVYNDVTSTAEGRNIVTGEKSVISTRYPDGGSTVTSLAAYIGGRKPVAEHLTVTVGARATANMLNSKFVNKDFFAFPFDELEVNSSAQTYSGGAVWSPNQWTLRGTLSSGFRAPNVDDAAKVFDSEPGLVVVPNPDLKSELSYNAELGIERRLGASRVGGNAYFSILQDAMVRRDFQFNGQDSILYDGTMSRVQAIVNAGEGYITGFDLFGEIKLTQQWSARTSLTYTSGRDTEDDVPLRHIPPLFGQTSLMYEAAIWNAELWSRYNNWKQLHDLAPDDDAYTDDGIPSWWTLNLRGSVRPVTHLEVTAGLENIFDLHYRPYGSGISAPGRNLIVSLRAAL